DNA from Paratractidigestivibacter faecalis:
CGAGCTTGGCGGCGCCGTTCTCGGAGGCCTCGGCCCCGGCCGAGGGCTCAACCGGCACGTCGGCCGCACCGCGGCTGCAGCGGGTCACGCCCACGGCAATGCCCGCGCCGGCCACCACCAGCGCGGCCCCACCGGCAACGAGCGTCCTTCTGGTCAGCTTGACCTCGGAGAGCCTGGGCAACCCCGACGGCTTGGGCAGGCTCACGCGCGCTCACCCTCAAGCTCTGCCAGGATCTGGGCCATGACCTGCTGCGCGCCGTGCTCCCGGTTGCTGGGAATGACGCGCTGCGCGATTTGCTTGACGCCGTAGCGGGCGTTGTCCATGACGTAGGGGTGGCCCACGTAGCGCAGCATGGCATAATCATTCATTGAATCGCCAAAGGCAACGACGTCCTGGCGGTCAATGCCGTAGTACCTAAGAATGTGCTCCAGGCCCGTGGCCTTGCTCACGTGACGCGGCGTGATGTCTATCCACTGGGAGCCGCTGGGCAGGAAGGTGAAGCAGTCCGAGAGCTCGCGCTCCAGGACAAAGGCCATGTCCATGATCTGCTCGGGCTTCTCGCAGCAGATTCCAACCTTGATGATGCTCACGTCCGGCGAGGGCAGGTCGTAGACGCGCTCCGCGTCCGGCAGGTCCTTGTCCAGCTCGCGCACGTAGGCGGACTGGTCGTCCAACAGGTAGGTGTGGGCCTCGTCGTAGACGGCCATGTGCAGGCAGTCGAACATGCTGGAGACCTGGTAGAGCCGCTGCAGCGCCGTCGTGGAGAAGACCTCGCGGTCAAGCAGCACGCCGTCCGCATAGACCTGCGTGCCCATGGAGGCCACGAAGTCCATCTGGTCCGCCACCGGCTCGAAGAAGCGGCGCAGGGTCTTGTACCTGCGGCCGGAGCTGGCGGCGAACACCACGCCGTGCTCGCGCAGACGCTTGACCAGGTCAAACGTCTCTGGCGGCACCTGGGAGTTCTCGTCGAGCAGGGTGCCGTCCATGTCGGTGGCAATGAGTCTGATCACGGGCTGCTACTCCTTCATGAAGTCCGGCGTGCCGCCCGTCACGGCGGCGACGGCAATCTCAAACAGCGCGTCGGCCACGCCCTCCTCGGCGCTGGCGCCCACGTGCCAGCGGGCGGCCTCGGCAACCTCGGCAATGGCGTTTGCCACGGCAACGGAGTTGGGCACGGCGCCAAAGAGCTCCAGGTCATTGGCCGCGTCTCCAAAAACCAGTACCTCGTCCGGCGTGATGTCCAGCTCGTCTAGGAGGATAGGCAGGCTCGCGGCCTTGGACATGCCCTTGGGCATGACGTCAAACCAGTCCGGGATGGGAGAGACTATGCGCAGCTCCGGCACGGCCTCGGCTACAATCTGCTGGCAGCGGGCCATGCGCTCCGGGCCGCCCGTGCAGGCGATGGTGGCCGCCACAAACGGGATGTCGGGCACCTCGTCCACCACGCCGCCGTTGAAGACGGTGCGGGCCTCAAAGACGGCAAGCTCGGCGCTGCTGACGCCCACGCCGTAGGCGGGGTTCATGAGGTTGGTCTCTTCTGGGAAGCAGACCAAGAACATGCCCTTCTCGCCGCGAATTGCCTGGTCAATGCGGACGAGCTGGTCATGCGGGATGAGCGTGGTAGAGACGTAGCGCCCGTCCAGCCGCACGCGCTTGCCGTTGGAGAAGATGCCCGTCATGAAGCACTCCTCGTGCATGCGGAAGAGGCGGCTGAGCTCCACGTAGTCACGCCCCGTGGCCGGGCCAAAGCGCACGCCAGCATCAAGAACTGCATGAATTGCCTCGACGGTGCGCGGACTCACGCGCTGGCCAAGGGGTATGAGCGTGTTGTCCATATCCGACAGAACGAGCTTTATCACGCGTGCTCCTTTCTTGATGCGGTTCCGGCGGCCCCGACGGCCGC
Protein-coding regions in this window:
- a CDS encoding HAD family hydrolase, coding for MIRLIATDMDGTLLDENSQVPPETFDLVKRLREHGVVFAASSGRRYKTLRRFFEPVADQMDFVASMGTQVYADGVLLDREVFSTTALQRLYQVSSMFDCLHMAVYDEAHTYLLDDQSAYVRELDKDLPDAERVYDLPSPDVSIIKVGICCEKPEQIMDMAFVLERELSDCFTFLPSGSQWIDITPRHVSKATGLEHILRYYGIDRQDVVAFGDSMNDYAMLRYVGHPYVMDNARYGVKQIAQRVIPSNREHGAQQVMAQILAELEGERA
- a CDS encoding HAD family hydrolase — translated: MIKLVLSDMDNTLIPLGQRVSPRTVEAIHAVLDAGVRFGPATGRDYVELSRLFRMHEECFMTGIFSNGKRVRLDGRYVSTTLIPHDQLVRIDQAIRGEKGMFLVCFPEETNLMNPAYGVGVSSAELAVFEARTVFNGGVVDEVPDIPFVAATIACTGGPERMARCQQIVAEAVPELRIVSPIPDWFDVMPKGMSKAASLPILLDELDITPDEVLVFGDAANDLELFGAVPNSVAVANAIAEVAEAARWHVGASAEEGVADALFEIAVAAVTGGTPDFMKE